The proteins below come from a single Triticum aestivum cultivar Chinese Spring chromosome 5D, IWGSC CS RefSeq v2.1, whole genome shotgun sequence genomic window:
- the LOC123124001 gene encoding COP1-interacting protein 7 isoform X2, with translation MRPETRLDSAAFQLTPTRTRCDLIVIANGRKEKIASGLLNPFVAHLKAAQDQIAKGGYTILLQPDPAADAPWFTRGTVERFVRFVSTPEVLERVTTIESEILQLEDAIAVQSNENLGLKSGEGHNGKPVDSSMEGGKTGYNTDGDKALVLYKPDAHPASPLQNDDGVHEEHSKVQLLRVLEIRKTVLRKEQAMAFARAVAAGFDIDNLIYLISFAERFGASRLMKACTQFIDLWRQKHETGQWIDVEPETMSARSEFPPFNASGIMFMGEKETMSVSNGDTNGEDAAKADHRAPHHPHEYHHGPYQSGYPPWAMHPPYPMQGMPPYYPGANPYYPPPYPPTDDPRYNHSERRPSRKHSADSKDFDNSDEESDDQSGSERESSHGRKSSKKGKRSGKKNVIVIRNVNVTSKKKHRSSESESHSGSDVSSEDSDDSHRKSSRRNHHKRSSSKKKGGKKTIESEDEYTKDGMSNGQQDGDQGNWNAFQNFLLRDEEKTRDNNDADMFASEREPPPPPRRRETTGNMDDPILLSERGSADVDERNGIPFNTANGRIRARQMMSGDELMMSGEGRSFVDGDMKEIEAGGGGYRRGANDDFMVYGHDNSMDRGSSLDPLAEGHYKRPTLEEKKNVHGVDESFMIPVSSTSHDNLGADGRTAIDIDAELGTSVQKTSDAKAGGELFYEPDELMPERGVEDVSFGYDPSMDYDSHMQIHPDVGVEDANAEDLSACVEDEGKMPAKDKKLRGSHEGLDKRRKDASARRLSAPKGPLTDAQKRAQNLRAYKAGLQKEKKELEAEQIKRLERLKQERQKRIAARSGASNPISTPPQAKAKPSPKVSPSTHKSSKFTDAEPGSSSPLRKIIPARSSTPGSDPHKTAKASKLGGDSSSAVSKSTSSLAEIKKEKSGRTESSIERLKKLAEPKSNASTDHPPNPKSVSSDYPRRRSLPEDVQTKKISAIMQLDETKSAALPELKVKSPRTPAAVVVKNKAAAKVTKEAPRGGPKAHATSESRDGKKSSNGKVSRVSSSDDNVVVEKTVVMLENEVVSTPPVVLPSGRSAESETRSDDRMENPSLEQEYIAIRAPPSPIDLPEDANPTIHTSDNQLNSYEVVPEYKKDELEKPAPLALMEEKPYEAPFARVTSLEDASSKTTAYNHHPLPAQEPETLARAASVRARVPEPAAYAVSAEETHGGSDKPRSKEPKGLRKLLKFGKKSHTSTMDSDASSVDEAPAGDGSMLKNLISQDDSAGSSYKASRSFSLLAPFRKNKVVVL, from the exons atgaggcCGGAGACGCGGCTCGACTCGGCGGCGTTCCAGCTCACCCCCACCCGCACCAG GTGTGATTTGATTGTGATAGCCAACGGGAGGAAGGAGAAGATCGCCTCCGGCCTGCTCAACCCCTTCGTCGCCCACCTCAAGGCCGCCCAGGACCAGATTGCCAAGGGAGGCTACACCATCCTCCTCCAGCCGGATCCGGCGGCCGACGCGCCATGGTTCACCAGGGGCACCGTCGAGAG GTTCGTCCGGTTCGTGAGCACGCCGGAGGTCCTGGAGCGCGTGACGACGATAGAGTCCGAGATACTGCAGCTCGAGGACGCCATCGCCGTCCAGAGCAACGAAAATCTTGGACTCAAATCT GGAGAAGGCCACAACGGGAAACCGGTGGACTCGTCCATGGAAG GTGGCAAGACAGGTTACAATACTGATGGTGATAAGGCACTTGTTCTGTACAAG CCTGACGCACACCCAGCATCCCCACTGCAGAATGACGACGGAGTACATGAGGAGCATTCAAA AGTTCAGCTTCTCAGAGTGCTGGAGATTCGCAAAACTGTCTTACGCAAAGAGCAGGCTATGGCCTTTGCACGTGCTGTAGCTGCTGGGTTTGATATAGACAACCTGATATATTTGATCTCGTTCGCAGAGCGTTTTGGTGCTTCACGCTTGAT GAAGGCATGCACACAGTTCATTGATTTGTGGAGGCAAAAACATGAAACTGGACAGTGGATTGACGTTGAACCTGAAACAATGTCTGCACGCTCTGAATTTCCCCCCTTCAATGCTTCTGGGATTATGTTTATGGGAGAGAAGGAAACAATGTCTGTCTCTAATGGAGATACAAATGGCGAAGATGCTGCTAAAGCTG ATCACAGGGCACCTCATCACCCCCATGAGTACCATCATGGTCCATATCAATCAGGATATCCACCATGGGCAATGCATCCTCCTTACCCCATGCAAGGCATGCCACCATATTACCCTGGGGCGAACCCATATTACCCTCCTCCCTATCCCCCAACAGATGATCCCAGGTACAACCACTCGGAGAGGAGACCATCAAGGAAGCACTCAGCAGACAGCAAGGACTTCGACAACTCCGATGAGGAAAGTGATGACCAAAGCGGTTCAGAGAGGGAGAGTTCTCATGGGCGCAAGTCCAGTAAAAAAGGCAAGCGCTCGGGCAAGAAGAATGTAATTGTCATACGCAATGTAAATGTAACATCAAAGAAGAAGCATAGGTCATCAGAGAGCGAGTCACACTCAGGCTCAGATGTGTCATCAGAGGATAGTGATGATTCACACAGAAAATCCAGCCGGAGGAATCATCATAAGCGCTCGAGTTCGAAGAAAAAAGGGGGCAAGAAAACCATTGAGTCTGAAGATGAGTACACCAAGGATGGAATGTCTAATGGGCAGCAAGATGGAGATCAAGGAAACTGGAATGCGTTCCAGAACTTCTTGCTcagagatgaagagaagacaagagataatAATGACGCGGATATGTTCGCCAGTGAaagagagccaccaccaccacctaggAGGAGAGAGACCACAGGAAATATGGATGATCCTATTCTTTTATCGGAGCGAGGTTCTGCTGATGTCGATGAGCGAAATGGAATACCTTTCAACACAGCCAATGGGAGAATTAGGGCCAGGCAGATGATGTCTGGTGATGAACTTATGATGTCTGGGGAAGGTCGGAGCTTTGTGGATGGTGACATGAAGGAGATAGAAGCCGGAGGTGGGGGATACAGAAGAGGGGCAAATGATGACTTCATGGTTTATGGACATGACAACTCAATGGACAGGGGGAGCTCCTTGGATCCCCTTGCCGAGGGGCATTACAAGAGACCCACTCTGGAGGAAAAGAAGAATGTGCATGGTGTGGACGAGTCCTTCATGATACCTGTTAGCTCCACCTCACATGATAACCTTGGAGCTGATGGCCGTACAGCCATTGACATAGATGCTGAGCTTGGCACAAGTGTTCAGAAAACATCGGATGCCAAGGCTGGAGGTGAACTTTTCTATGAGCCAGATGAATTGATGCCAGAGCGTGGAGTCGAGGATGTTTCATTTGGATATGATCCATCAATGGACTATGATAGCCACATGCAGATTCATCCCGACGTCGGCGTTGAAGATGCAAATGCAGAGGATTTATCAGCTTGCGTCGAGGATGAAGGAAAGATGCCAGCAAAAGACAAGAAGCTTAGAGGTTCACATGAGGGTTTGGATAAAAGAAGGAAGGATGCCTCAGCAAGGAGATTGTCAGCTCCCAAAGGTCCACTAACTGATGCGCAGAAACGTGCACAAAACCTACGCGCGTATAAAGCAGGCCTACAAAAGGAAAAGAAGGAGCTG GAAGCAGAACAGATTAAACGGCTCGAAAGGCTTAAGCAAGAGAGGCAAAAGAGGATTGCTGCAAGAAGTGGGGCATCTAATCCAATATCAACACCGCCGCAGGCTAAAGCAAAACCTTCTCCAAAGGTTTCTCCAAGTACCCACAAGAGTTCGAAGTTCACTGACGCTGAACCAGGATCCTCTTCGCCTCTAAGAAAAATTATTCCTGCCAGAAGCAGTACCCCGGGGAGTGATCCTCACAAAACAGCCAAAGCAAGCAAACTCGGCGGTGACAGCTCAAGTGCAGTGAGCAAGTCAACCTCATCCTTGGCTGAGATCAAAAAGGAGAAAAGTGGGAGAACTGAATCCTCGATTGAGCGGTTGAAAAAGCTTGCTGAACCTAAAAGCAATGCTTCAACTGACCACCCTCCGAATCCGAAGTCAGTGAGCTCGGACTACCCACGGAGAAGAAGCTTGCCAGAAGATGTGCAGACCAAGAAAATCTCCGCTATAATGCAGCTCGACGAGACCAAGTCGGCAGCCCTACCAGAGCTGAAAGTGAAATCCCCACGAACCCCTGCTGCTGTCGTTGTGAAGAATAAGGCGGCGGCTAAAGTAACAAAAGAGGCGCCACGTGGTGGACCTAAAGCACATGCTACTTCAGAAAGTAGAGATGGAAAGAAATCTTCCAACGGTAAAGTTTCCAGGGTAAGCAGCAGTGATGACAATGTGGTGGTTGAGAAGACTGTCGTGATGCTTGAGAACGAAGTGGTCTCTACGCCTCCTGTTGTTCTACCTTCTGGAAGAAGTGCAGAGAGCGAAACTCGCAGCGATGACCGAATGGAGAATCCCAGTCTGGAACAGGAGTATATTGCCATCAGGGCTCCACCTTCTCCTATTGATCTTCCTGAAGATGCAAATCCTACAATCCATACATCAGACAACCAGTTGAATTCGTATGAGGT TGTGCCTGAGTACAAGAAGGACGAGCTTGAGAAACCAGCCCCGTTGGCTCTGATGGAGGAGAAACCTTATGAGGCCCCTTTTGCCAGGGTAACATCATTGGAGGATGCTTCAAGCAAGACTACTGCTTACAACCACCACCCATTACCTGCGCAGGAACCCGAGACACTTGCGCGTGCAGCGAGCGTGAGGGCTCGCGTGCCGGAGCCTGCTGCATACGCAGTCTCAGCCGAGGAGACACATGGAGGAAGCGACAAGCCTCGGAGCAAAGAACCGAAAGGCTTGAGGAAACTGCTGAAATTCGGCAAGAAGAGCCACACTTCAACAATGGATTCCGATGCATCATCAGTCGACGAAGCCCCTGCAGGAGATG GTTCGATGCTGAAAAACCTCATTTCGCAAGACGACTCCGCGGGCTCTTCATACAAAG CTTCTCGGTCCTTCTCCCTGCTGGCGCCGTTCCGCAAGAACAAGGTGGTCGTGCTGTGA
- the LOC123124001 gene encoding COP1-interacting protein 7 isoform X1, with amino-acid sequence MRPETRLDSAAFQLTPTRTRCDLIVIANGRKEKIASGLLNPFVAHLKAAQDQIAKGGYTILLQPDPAADAPWFTRGTVERFVRFVSTPEVLERVTTIESEILQLEDAIAVQSNENLGLKSGEGHNGKPVDSSMEGGKTGYNTDGDKALVLYKPDAHPASPLQNDDGVHEEHSKVQLLRVLEIRKTVLRKEQAMAFARAVAAGFDIDNLIYLISFAERFGASRLMKACTQFIDLWRQKHETGQWIDVEPETMSARSEFPPFNASGIMFMGEKETMSVSNGDTNGEDAAKADHRAPHHPHEYHHGPYQSGYPPWAMHPPYPMQGMPPYYPGANPYYPPPYPPTDDPRYNHSERRPSRKHSADSKDFDNSDEESDDQSGSERESSHGRKSSKKGKRSGKKNVIVIRNVNVTSKKKHRSSESESHSGSDVSSEDSDDSHRKSSRRNHHKRSSSKKKGGKKTIESEDEYTKDGMSNGQQDGDQGNWNAFQNFLLRDEEKTRDNNDADMFASEREPPPPPRRRETTGNMDDPILLSERGSADVDERNGIPFNTANGRIRARQMMSGDELMMSGEGRSFVDGDMKEIEAGGGGYRRGANDDFMVYGHDNSMDRGSSLDPLAEGHYKRPTLEEKKNVHGVDESFMIPVSSTSHDNLGADGRTAIDIDAELGTSVQKTSDAKAGGELFYEPDELMPERGVEDVSFGYDPSMDYDSHMQIHPDVGVEDANAEDLSACVEDEGKMPAKDKKLRGSHEGLDKRRKDASARRLSAPKGPLTDAQKRAQNLRAYKAGLQKEKKELEAEQIKRLERLKQERQKRIAARSGASNPISTPPQAKAKPSPKVSPSTHKSSKFTDAEPGSSSPLRKIIPARSSTPGSDPHKTAKASKLGGDSSSAVSKSTSSLAEIKKEKSGRTESSIERLKKLAEPKSNASTDHPPNPKSVSSDYPRRRSLPEDVQTKKISAIMQLDETKSAALPELKVKSPRTPAAVVVKNKAAAKVTKEAPRGGPKAHATSESRDGKKSSNGKVSRVSSSDDNVVVEKTVVMLENEVVSTPPVVLPSGRSAESETRSDDRMENPSLEQEYIAIRAPPSPIDLPEDANPTIHTSDNQLNSYEVDVPEYKKDELEKPAPLALMEEKPYEAPFARVTSLEDASSKTTAYNHHPLPAQEPETLARAASVRARVPEPAAYAVSAEETHGGSDKPRSKEPKGLRKLLKFGKKSHTSTMDSDASSVDEAPAGDGSMLKNLISQDDSAGSSYKASRSFSLLAPFRKNKVVVL; translated from the exons atgaggcCGGAGACGCGGCTCGACTCGGCGGCGTTCCAGCTCACCCCCACCCGCACCAG GTGTGATTTGATTGTGATAGCCAACGGGAGGAAGGAGAAGATCGCCTCCGGCCTGCTCAACCCCTTCGTCGCCCACCTCAAGGCCGCCCAGGACCAGATTGCCAAGGGAGGCTACACCATCCTCCTCCAGCCGGATCCGGCGGCCGACGCGCCATGGTTCACCAGGGGCACCGTCGAGAG GTTCGTCCGGTTCGTGAGCACGCCGGAGGTCCTGGAGCGCGTGACGACGATAGAGTCCGAGATACTGCAGCTCGAGGACGCCATCGCCGTCCAGAGCAACGAAAATCTTGGACTCAAATCT GGAGAAGGCCACAACGGGAAACCGGTGGACTCGTCCATGGAAG GTGGCAAGACAGGTTACAATACTGATGGTGATAAGGCACTTGTTCTGTACAAG CCTGACGCACACCCAGCATCCCCACTGCAGAATGACGACGGAGTACATGAGGAGCATTCAAA AGTTCAGCTTCTCAGAGTGCTGGAGATTCGCAAAACTGTCTTACGCAAAGAGCAGGCTATGGCCTTTGCACGTGCTGTAGCTGCTGGGTTTGATATAGACAACCTGATATATTTGATCTCGTTCGCAGAGCGTTTTGGTGCTTCACGCTTGAT GAAGGCATGCACACAGTTCATTGATTTGTGGAGGCAAAAACATGAAACTGGACAGTGGATTGACGTTGAACCTGAAACAATGTCTGCACGCTCTGAATTTCCCCCCTTCAATGCTTCTGGGATTATGTTTATGGGAGAGAAGGAAACAATGTCTGTCTCTAATGGAGATACAAATGGCGAAGATGCTGCTAAAGCTG ATCACAGGGCACCTCATCACCCCCATGAGTACCATCATGGTCCATATCAATCAGGATATCCACCATGGGCAATGCATCCTCCTTACCCCATGCAAGGCATGCCACCATATTACCCTGGGGCGAACCCATATTACCCTCCTCCCTATCCCCCAACAGATGATCCCAGGTACAACCACTCGGAGAGGAGACCATCAAGGAAGCACTCAGCAGACAGCAAGGACTTCGACAACTCCGATGAGGAAAGTGATGACCAAAGCGGTTCAGAGAGGGAGAGTTCTCATGGGCGCAAGTCCAGTAAAAAAGGCAAGCGCTCGGGCAAGAAGAATGTAATTGTCATACGCAATGTAAATGTAACATCAAAGAAGAAGCATAGGTCATCAGAGAGCGAGTCACACTCAGGCTCAGATGTGTCATCAGAGGATAGTGATGATTCACACAGAAAATCCAGCCGGAGGAATCATCATAAGCGCTCGAGTTCGAAGAAAAAAGGGGGCAAGAAAACCATTGAGTCTGAAGATGAGTACACCAAGGATGGAATGTCTAATGGGCAGCAAGATGGAGATCAAGGAAACTGGAATGCGTTCCAGAACTTCTTGCTcagagatgaagagaagacaagagataatAATGACGCGGATATGTTCGCCAGTGAaagagagccaccaccaccacctaggAGGAGAGAGACCACAGGAAATATGGATGATCCTATTCTTTTATCGGAGCGAGGTTCTGCTGATGTCGATGAGCGAAATGGAATACCTTTCAACACAGCCAATGGGAGAATTAGGGCCAGGCAGATGATGTCTGGTGATGAACTTATGATGTCTGGGGAAGGTCGGAGCTTTGTGGATGGTGACATGAAGGAGATAGAAGCCGGAGGTGGGGGATACAGAAGAGGGGCAAATGATGACTTCATGGTTTATGGACATGACAACTCAATGGACAGGGGGAGCTCCTTGGATCCCCTTGCCGAGGGGCATTACAAGAGACCCACTCTGGAGGAAAAGAAGAATGTGCATGGTGTGGACGAGTCCTTCATGATACCTGTTAGCTCCACCTCACATGATAACCTTGGAGCTGATGGCCGTACAGCCATTGACATAGATGCTGAGCTTGGCACAAGTGTTCAGAAAACATCGGATGCCAAGGCTGGAGGTGAACTTTTCTATGAGCCAGATGAATTGATGCCAGAGCGTGGAGTCGAGGATGTTTCATTTGGATATGATCCATCAATGGACTATGATAGCCACATGCAGATTCATCCCGACGTCGGCGTTGAAGATGCAAATGCAGAGGATTTATCAGCTTGCGTCGAGGATGAAGGAAAGATGCCAGCAAAAGACAAGAAGCTTAGAGGTTCACATGAGGGTTTGGATAAAAGAAGGAAGGATGCCTCAGCAAGGAGATTGTCAGCTCCCAAAGGTCCACTAACTGATGCGCAGAAACGTGCACAAAACCTACGCGCGTATAAAGCAGGCCTACAAAAGGAAAAGAAGGAGCTG GAAGCAGAACAGATTAAACGGCTCGAAAGGCTTAAGCAAGAGAGGCAAAAGAGGATTGCTGCAAGAAGTGGGGCATCTAATCCAATATCAACACCGCCGCAGGCTAAAGCAAAACCTTCTCCAAAGGTTTCTCCAAGTACCCACAAGAGTTCGAAGTTCACTGACGCTGAACCAGGATCCTCTTCGCCTCTAAGAAAAATTATTCCTGCCAGAAGCAGTACCCCGGGGAGTGATCCTCACAAAACAGCCAAAGCAAGCAAACTCGGCGGTGACAGCTCAAGTGCAGTGAGCAAGTCAACCTCATCCTTGGCTGAGATCAAAAAGGAGAAAAGTGGGAGAACTGAATCCTCGATTGAGCGGTTGAAAAAGCTTGCTGAACCTAAAAGCAATGCTTCAACTGACCACCCTCCGAATCCGAAGTCAGTGAGCTCGGACTACCCACGGAGAAGAAGCTTGCCAGAAGATGTGCAGACCAAGAAAATCTCCGCTATAATGCAGCTCGACGAGACCAAGTCGGCAGCCCTACCAGAGCTGAAAGTGAAATCCCCACGAACCCCTGCTGCTGTCGTTGTGAAGAATAAGGCGGCGGCTAAAGTAACAAAAGAGGCGCCACGTGGTGGACCTAAAGCACATGCTACTTCAGAAAGTAGAGATGGAAAGAAATCTTCCAACGGTAAAGTTTCCAGGGTAAGCAGCAGTGATGACAATGTGGTGGTTGAGAAGACTGTCGTGATGCTTGAGAACGAAGTGGTCTCTACGCCTCCTGTTGTTCTACCTTCTGGAAGAAGTGCAGAGAGCGAAACTCGCAGCGATGACCGAATGGAGAATCCCAGTCTGGAACAGGAGTATATTGCCATCAGGGCTCCACCTTCTCCTATTGATCTTCCTGAAGATGCAAATCCTACAATCCATACATCAGACAACCAGTTGAATTCGTATGAG GTGGATGTGCCTGAGTACAAGAAGGACGAGCTTGAGAAACCAGCCCCGTTGGCTCTGATGGAGGAGAAACCTTATGAGGCCCCTTTTGCCAGGGTAACATCATTGGAGGATGCTTCAAGCAAGACTACTGCTTACAACCACCACCCATTACCTGCGCAGGAACCCGAGACACTTGCGCGTGCAGCGAGCGTGAGGGCTCGCGTGCCGGAGCCTGCTGCATACGCAGTCTCAGCCGAGGAGACACATGGAGGAAGCGACAAGCCTCGGAGCAAAGAACCGAAAGGCTTGAGGAAACTGCTGAAATTCGGCAAGAAGAGCCACACTTCAACAATGGATTCCGATGCATCATCAGTCGACGAAGCCCCTGCAGGAGATG GTTCGATGCTGAAAAACCTCATTTCGCAAGACGACTCCGCGGGCTCTTCATACAAAG CTTCTCGGTCCTTCTCCCTGCTGGCGCCGTTCCGCAAGAACAAGGTGGTCGTGCTGTGA